A single genomic interval of Arachis duranensis cultivar V14167 chromosome 7, aradu.V14167.gnm2.J7QH, whole genome shotgun sequence harbors:
- the LOC107459818 gene encoding folate synthesis bifunctional protein, mitochondrial isoform X1, producing MPPSCSNSFNKPERWHISLKSFSKTEASAQMGILKCLGLPRHQVFTAKKYLNVSSFSCLHTAQNSSVEAHSQDEDVVIALGSNVGNRVHNFKEALKMMKKSGIQVTRHACLYETAPAYITDQPCFINSAVRAVTKLGPHELLAALKRIEKNLGRTDGIRYGPRPIDLDILFYGKYKVRSDILNIPHERIWERPFVIAPLVDLLGSAIDNDTVASWHSFSSHSGGLFELWEKLGGESLIGQEGICRVMPVANGLLDWSLRTSVMGILNLTPDSFSDGGNFPSVESAVSQVRLMISEGADIIDIGAQSMRPKASRISVEEELSRLIPVLEAVKSMPELEGKLISVDTFYSDVASEAVSRGAHLINDVSAGQLDPNMFKVIADLDVPYVAMHMRGDPCTMQSSENLKYDDVCKEVSSELYSRVRQAELSGIPAWRIIIDPGIGFSKKPEDNLDILTGLPAIRAEIAKSSFAISRAPILIGPSRKRFLGDICSRPSAVERDPATIASITAGVLAGANIVRVHNVKDNCDAVKLCDAILKRKRSAMESRQ from the exons ATGCCGCCTTCTTGTAGTAATTCATTCAATAAACCAGAGAGGTGGCATATTTCACTTAAAAGTTTCTCCAAGACGGAAGCCTCTGCTCAGATGGGTATACTGAAGTGTCTGGGACTGCCCAGGCATCAGGTTTTCACGGCCAAAAAGTATCTTAATG TATCGAGCTTCTCCTGTCTTCACACAGCACAAAATTCCTCAGTGGAAGCTCACTCACAAGATGAGGATGTGGTGATTGCTTTGGGAAGTAATGTAGGTAATAGGGTTCATAACTTCAAGGAAGCCttgaaaatgatgaagaagtCAGGCATACAGGTCACAAGGCATGCTTGTTTGTATGAGACAGCACCAGCATACATTACTGATCAACCTTGCTTTATCAACTCTGCAGTTAGAGCTGTTACTAAACTAGGTCCACATGAATTATTGGCTGCGCTCAAAAGAATTGAGAAGAACCTCGGGCGAACTGATGGAATAAGGTATGGTCCAAGGCCAATCGACTTAGACATTTTATTCTATGGTAAATATAAAGTCAGATCTGATATTCTCAATATACCTCATGAAAGAATTTGGGAGCGGCCTTTTGTTATCGCCCCTTTGGTGGATTTACTGGGATCAGCTATTGACAATGATACAGTTGCTAGTTGGCATTCATTTTCGAGCCATTCTGGTGGACTATTTGAATTATGGGAAAAATTAGGCGGGGAATCACTTATTGGACAGGAAGGTATATGTAGGGTAATGCCTGTTGCAAATGGCTTACTTGATTGGTCCTTGAGAACTTCCGTTATGGGCATCCTTAATTTGACCCCAGATAGTTTTAGTGATGGGGGGAATTTCCCGTCTGTGGAATCTGCTGTATCGCAAGTTCGATTAATGATTTCAGAGGGAGCAGATATAATTGATATTGGTGCTCAGTCTATGCGACCAAAGGCATCTAGGATCTCTGTTGAAGAAGAATTAAGTAGATTAATCCCTGTCCTAGAAGCTGTAAAGTCAATGCCTGAGTTAGAGGGAAAGCTCATATCTGTTGATACTTTCTACTCTGATGTTGCTTCAGAAGCAGTTAGTAGAGGGGCTCATCTTATAAATGATGTATCTGCAGGGCAGTTAGATCCTAATATGTTCAAGGTCATTGCAGATCTAGATGTTCCTTATGTTGCGATGCATATGAGGGGGGATCCATGCACTATGCAGAGCAGTGAAAACCTGAAATATGATGATGTTTGCAAGGAGGTGTCCTCCGAGTTATATTCAAGGGTTAGGCAGGCAGAACTGTCAGGAATCCCAGCATGGAGGATCATTATTGACCCTGGTATCGGATTCTCAAAAAAACCTGAAGACAATTTGGATATCCTCACAGGACTTCCTGCTATCCGAGCTGAGATTGCCAAGAGTAGCTTTGCCATCTCTCGTGCTCCTATACttattggaccttcaagaaagAGATTTCTAGGTGACATTTGTTCCAGACCTTCTGCTGTTGAGAGGGATCCTGCTACCATTGCTTCTATAACAGCGGGTGTTCTGGCTGGAGCTAACATTGTCAGGGTGCATAATGTCAAAGATAATTGTGATGCTGTGAAGCTTTGCGATGCAATTCTAAAACGTAAACGTTCTGCCATGGAATCTAGACAATGA
- the LOC107459818 gene encoding folate synthesis bifunctional protein, mitochondrial isoform X3, translated as MGILKCLGLPRHQVFTAKKYLNVSSFSCLHTAQNSSVEAHSQDEDVVIALGSNVGNRVHNFKEALKMMKKSGIQVTRHACLYETAPAYITDQPCFINSAVRAVTKLGPHELLAALKRIEKNLGRTDGIRYGPRPIDLDILFYGKYKVRSDILNIPHERIWERPFVIAPLVDLLGSAIDNDTVASWHSFSSHSGGLFELWEKLGGESLIGQEGICRVMPVANGLLDWSLRTSVMGILNLTPDSFSDGGNFPSVESAVSQVRLMISEGADIIDIGAQSMRPKASRISVEEELSRLIPVLEAVKSMPELEGKLISVDTFYSDVASEAVSRGAHLINDVSAGQLDPNMFKVIADLDVPYVAMHMRGDPCTMQSSENLKYDDVCKEVSSELYSRVRQAELSGIPAWRIIIDPGIGFSKKPEDNLDILTGLPAIRAEIAKSSFAISRAPILIGPSRKRFLGDICSRPSAVERDPATIASITAGVLAGANIVRVHNVKDNCDAVKLCDAILKRKRSAMESRQ; from the exons ATGGGTATACTGAAGTGTCTGGGACTGCCCAGGCATCAGGTTTTCACGGCCAAAAAGTATCTTAATG TATCGAGCTTCTCCTGTCTTCACACAGCACAAAATTCCTCAGTGGAAGCTCACTCACAAGATGAGGATGTGGTGATTGCTTTGGGAAGTAATGTAGGTAATAGGGTTCATAACTTCAAGGAAGCCttgaaaatgatgaagaagtCAGGCATACAGGTCACAAGGCATGCTTGTTTGTATGAGACAGCACCAGCATACATTACTGATCAACCTTGCTTTATCAACTCTGCAGTTAGAGCTGTTACTAAACTAGGTCCACATGAATTATTGGCTGCGCTCAAAAGAATTGAGAAGAACCTCGGGCGAACTGATGGAATAAGGTATGGTCCAAGGCCAATCGACTTAGACATTTTATTCTATGGTAAATATAAAGTCAGATCTGATATTCTCAATATACCTCATGAAAGAATTTGGGAGCGGCCTTTTGTTATCGCCCCTTTGGTGGATTTACTGGGATCAGCTATTGACAATGATACAGTTGCTAGTTGGCATTCATTTTCGAGCCATTCTGGTGGACTATTTGAATTATGGGAAAAATTAGGCGGGGAATCACTTATTGGACAGGAAGGTATATGTAGGGTAATGCCTGTTGCAAATGGCTTACTTGATTGGTCCTTGAGAACTTCCGTTATGGGCATCCTTAATTTGACCCCAGATAGTTTTAGTGATGGGGGGAATTTCCCGTCTGTGGAATCTGCTGTATCGCAAGTTCGATTAATGATTTCAGAGGGAGCAGATATAATTGATATTGGTGCTCAGTCTATGCGACCAAAGGCATCTAGGATCTCTGTTGAAGAAGAATTAAGTAGATTAATCCCTGTCCTAGAAGCTGTAAAGTCAATGCCTGAGTTAGAGGGAAAGCTCATATCTGTTGATACTTTCTACTCTGATGTTGCTTCAGAAGCAGTTAGTAGAGGGGCTCATCTTATAAATGATGTATCTGCAGGGCAGTTAGATCCTAATATGTTCAAGGTCATTGCAGATCTAGATGTTCCTTATGTTGCGATGCATATGAGGGGGGATCCATGCACTATGCAGAGCAGTGAAAACCTGAAATATGATGATGTTTGCAAGGAGGTGTCCTCCGAGTTATATTCAAGGGTTAGGCAGGCAGAACTGTCAGGAATCCCAGCATGGAGGATCATTATTGACCCTGGTATCGGATTCTCAAAAAAACCTGAAGACAATTTGGATATCCTCACAGGACTTCCTGCTATCCGAGCTGAGATTGCCAAGAGTAGCTTTGCCATCTCTCGTGCTCCTATACttattggaccttcaagaaagAGATTTCTAGGTGACATTTGTTCCAGACCTTCTGCTGTTGAGAGGGATCCTGCTACCATTGCTTCTATAACAGCGGGTGTTCTGGCTGGAGCTAACATTGTCAGGGTGCATAATGTCAAAGATAATTGTGATGCTGTGAAGCTTTGCGATGCAATTCTAAAACGTAAACGTTCTGCCATGGAATCTAGACAATGA
- the LOC107459818 gene encoding folate synthesis bifunctional protein, mitochondrial isoform X2, which yields MPPSCSNSFNKPERWHISLKSFSKTEASAQMGILKCLGLPRHQVFTAKKYLNVSSFSCLHTAQNSSVEAHSQDEDVVIALGSNVGNRVHNFKEALKMMKKSGIQVTRHACLYETAPAYITDQPCFINSAVRAVTKLGPHELLAALKRIEKNLGRTDGIRIWERPFVIAPLVDLLGSAIDNDTVASWHSFSSHSGGLFELWEKLGGESLIGQEGICRVMPVANGLLDWSLRTSVMGILNLTPDSFSDGGNFPSVESAVSQVRLMISEGADIIDIGAQSMRPKASRISVEEELSRLIPVLEAVKSMPELEGKLISVDTFYSDVASEAVSRGAHLINDVSAGQLDPNMFKVIADLDVPYVAMHMRGDPCTMQSSENLKYDDVCKEVSSELYSRVRQAELSGIPAWRIIIDPGIGFSKKPEDNLDILTGLPAIRAEIAKSSFAISRAPILIGPSRKRFLGDICSRPSAVERDPATIASITAGVLAGANIVRVHNVKDNCDAVKLCDAILKRKRSAMESRQ from the exons ATGCCGCCTTCTTGTAGTAATTCATTCAATAAACCAGAGAGGTGGCATATTTCACTTAAAAGTTTCTCCAAGACGGAAGCCTCTGCTCAGATGGGTATACTGAAGTGTCTGGGACTGCCCAGGCATCAGGTTTTCACGGCCAAAAAGTATCTTAATG TATCGAGCTTCTCCTGTCTTCACACAGCACAAAATTCCTCAGTGGAAGCTCACTCACAAGATGAGGATGTGGTGATTGCTTTGGGAAGTAATGTAGGTAATAGGGTTCATAACTTCAAGGAAGCCttgaaaatgatgaagaagtCAGGCATACAGGTCACAAGGCATGCTTGTTTGTATGAGACAGCACCAGCATACATTACTGATCAACCTTGCTTTATCAACTCTGCAGTTAGAGCTGTTACTAAACTAGGTCCACATGAATTATTGGCTGCGCTCAAAAGAATTGAGAAGAACCTCGGGCGAACTGATGGAATAAG AATTTGGGAGCGGCCTTTTGTTATCGCCCCTTTGGTGGATTTACTGGGATCAGCTATTGACAATGATACAGTTGCTAGTTGGCATTCATTTTCGAGCCATTCTGGTGGACTATTTGAATTATGGGAAAAATTAGGCGGGGAATCACTTATTGGACAGGAAGGTATATGTAGGGTAATGCCTGTTGCAAATGGCTTACTTGATTGGTCCTTGAGAACTTCCGTTATGGGCATCCTTAATTTGACCCCAGATAGTTTTAGTGATGGGGGGAATTTCCCGTCTGTGGAATCTGCTGTATCGCAAGTTCGATTAATGATTTCAGAGGGAGCAGATATAATTGATATTGGTGCTCAGTCTATGCGACCAAAGGCATCTAGGATCTCTGTTGAAGAAGAATTAAGTAGATTAATCCCTGTCCTAGAAGCTGTAAAGTCAATGCCTGAGTTAGAGGGAAAGCTCATATCTGTTGATACTTTCTACTCTGATGTTGCTTCAGAAGCAGTTAGTAGAGGGGCTCATCTTATAAATGATGTATCTGCAGGGCAGTTAGATCCTAATATGTTCAAGGTCATTGCAGATCTAGATGTTCCTTATGTTGCGATGCATATGAGGGGGGATCCATGCACTATGCAGAGCAGTGAAAACCTGAAATATGATGATGTTTGCAAGGAGGTGTCCTCCGAGTTATATTCAAGGGTTAGGCAGGCAGAACTGTCAGGAATCCCAGCATGGAGGATCATTATTGACCCTGGTATCGGATTCTCAAAAAAACCTGAAGACAATTTGGATATCCTCACAGGACTTCCTGCTATCCGAGCTGAGATTGCCAAGAGTAGCTTTGCCATCTCTCGTGCTCCTATACttattggaccttcaagaaagAGATTTCTAGGTGACATTTGTTCCAGACCTTCTGCTGTTGAGAGGGATCCTGCTACCATTGCTTCTATAACAGCGGGTGTTCTGGCTGGAGCTAACATTGTCAGGGTGCATAATGTCAAAGATAATTGTGATGCTGTGAAGCTTTGCGATGCAATTCTAAAACGTAAACGTTCTGCCATGGAATCTAGACAATGA